The sequence TCCGATGAGCATCACTCTCCAATCCCTCAAAGCCAACCCCGGCGCCCGGCGCCGCAAGCTCCGCAAGGGTCGGGGCATCGCCGCCGGTCAGGGCGCCAGCTGCGGCTTCGGCATGAGGGGCCAGAAATCCCGCTCGGGCCGGCCCACCCGTCCCGGCTTCGAGGGCGGCCAGATGCCTCTCTACCGGCGGGTGCCCAAGCTCAAGCACTTCGAGCTGATCAACCGCAAGGAATTCACGGTGCTCAACGTGGCCCGGCTGGCCGACTGCGCCGCCGGCAGCACGGTGAACCTCGACACCCTGGTCAAGGCCGGCATCGTCACCAGCCCCAAGCACCCGCTGAAGGTGCTCGGCCA is a genomic window of Cyanobium sp. NS01 containing:
- the rplO gene encoding 50S ribosomal protein L15, yielding MSITLQSLKANPGARRRKLRKGRGIAAGQGASCGFGMRGQKSRSGRPTRPGFEGGQMPLYRRVPKLKHFELINRKEFTVLNVARLADCAAGSTVNLDTLVKAGIVTSPKHPLKVLGHGDLGVKLTVQASAFTASARAKIEAAGGSCEII